A window of Apium graveolens cultivar Ventura chromosome 8, ASM990537v1, whole genome shotgun sequence contains these coding sequences:
- the LOC141677507 gene encoding uncharacterized protein LOC141677507 gives MAMQAGMGISKIIILVGAGYTSTVLFNNGKLSDILGDLQSLVKGYENNGEDGESDAIATQVRRLAMEVRQLASARQITILNGSSGGKVTSLVVPVAAVGALGYGYMWWKGLSFSDLMYVTKQSMSNAVSNLTKHLEHVSDVLAETKRHLTQRIENLDGKVDEQIEISKLIKNEVSDVRADLSDMGYDLNTIHAMVSGLDGKILTLERKQDLANKGILYLVNFVDGKRTRSPELLQVQEQLKLSGKAQGLLTASEESSLKGLKELTEPLLSENSKGFKNNGSVENLADARRRLVRTSTTKY, from the exons ATGGCGATGCAAGCTGGTATGGGGATTTCTAAGATTATCATTTTAGTTGGAGCAG GCTACACCAGTACCGTTCTTTTCAACAACGGTAAATTATCTGATATTTTGGGTGATCTCCAG TCGCTTGTCAAAGGATATGAAAACAATGGGGAAGATGGTGAATCTGATGCCATTGCTACACAG GTTCGTCGCTTGGCAATGGAAGTCCGACAACTGGCATCCGCAAGACAAATTACTATACTGAATGGAAGCTCTGGCG GTAAAGTAACCTCCCTTGTAGTACCAGTTGCTGCTGTTGGAGCTTTGGGTTATGGATACATGTGGTGGAAG GGTCTCTCTTTCTCAGACCTCATGTATGTGACCAAGCAGAGTATGTCAAATGCCGTCTCAAACTTGACCAAGCACTTGGAGCATGTGTCGGACGTCCTTGCT GAAACAAAAAGGCATTTGACACAGCGTATTGAAAACTTGGATGGGAAAGTCGATGAGCAAATAGAAATTTCAAAGTTAATAAAAAATGAG GTATCTGATGTTCGTGCTGACCTTTCTGACATGGGTTATGACTTGAATACAATACATGCAATGGTTTCTGGTTTG GATGGAAAGATTCTGACGCTGGAAAGGAAGCAG GATCTTGCAAATAAAGGCATCTTATACCTTGTGAATTTTGTTGATGGGAAAAGGACACGCTCTCCTGAATTATTGCAG GTGCAGGAACAACTTAAGCTCTCTGGCAAGGCCCAAGGTCTCCTAACAGCTTCCGAAGAATCAAGTCTAAAG GGTCTAAAGGAACTTACAGAACCTTTGCTATCTGAAAATTCCAAAGGCTTCAAAAATAATGGTAGTGTTGAGAACTTGGCTGATGCACGAAGAAGATTAGTGAG GACATCTACAACCAAGTACTAA
- the LOC141679921 gene encoding uncharacterized protein LOC141679921, translating into MANTTTNLEELYARLALEEEENGGVVVGEEEVRPNRKTFVLVGRFLTEKNVNFNAMQNVLASLWRPKEGVEIHDLGGQRYSFVFYHKLDLQKVLDGGPWTFEQSLLVSQCLQENEEPHGVNLNRVDIWVQIYDLPNGFISEKILQSIGQYIGVFVKTDPASTNGMWKTYVRIRVSIDVGTPLKRRMKIKRTGGDWSWVNFKYERLSTFCFVCGLLGHSERDCGIVYANPDKEIDRAYGTWLRAPNKNVRNQNIGAK; encoded by the coding sequence ATGGCAAACACAACAACGAATCTGGAAGAACTATATGCGAGGCTTGCACTGGAGGAGGAAGAAAACGGTGGAGTTGTAGTGGGAGAGGAGGAGGTAAGGCCTAATAGGAAAACTTTTGTGTTGGTGGGTCGTTTTCTAACGGAGAAGAACGTAAACTTCAACGCCATGCAAAACGTTCTTGCTTCTTTATGGAGACCAAAAGAGGGAGTGGAAATACATGATTTGGGGGGACAACGATATTCGTTTGTGTTTTACCACAAACTTGATCTACAAAAGGTTTTGGATGGTGGACCGTGGACCTTTGAGCAGAGCCTGTTGGTGTCTCAGTGCTTACAGGAGAATGAGGAGCCGCATGGGGTAAATCTGAATAGGGTGGATATATGGGTTCAGATCTATGACCTTCCAAATGGGTTCATTTCtgagaagattcttcagagtATAGGGCAGTATATTGGTGTTTTTGTTAAAACAGACCCTGCAAGCACAAACGGAATGTGGAAAACATACGTTCGTATCAGAGTGTCTATAGATGTTGGCACGCCACTAAAAAGGAGAATGAAAATCAAGCGTACAGGAGGTGACTGGAGTTGGGTAAATTTTAAGTATGAGAGGCTAAGCACATTTTGTTTTGTATGTGGATTGCTTGGGCATTCTGAGAGGGACTGTGGCATTGTATACGCAAATCCTGATAAAGAGATTGATAGAGCTTACGGGACCTGGCTGAGGGCTCCAAATAAGAATGTGAGGAACCAAAATATTGGTGCTAAATGA